A single genomic interval of Microbacterium oleivorans harbors:
- a CDS encoding histone-like nucleoid-structuring protein Lsr2, whose amino-acid sequence MARRIVHQLVDDLDGTSLEIGEGETVLFSLDGVAYEIDLTVDNAAKLRDTLGTYIDAARRVSARPGAHAVGGTTRTQKRPGQRDYAPIRAWAAENGHTLSERGRVPAHVLDAYDAAH is encoded by the coding sequence ATGGCCCGCAGAATCGTGCATCAGCTCGTCGACGACCTCGACGGAACCTCCCTCGAGATCGGCGAGGGCGAGACGGTGTTGTTCTCGCTCGACGGCGTCGCCTACGAGATCGACCTGACCGTCGACAACGCCGCGAAGCTCCGCGACACGCTCGGCACCTACATCGACGCGGCCCGCCGGGTGTCGGCCCGGCCGGGCGCGCACGCCGTCGGGGGCACGACGCGCACCCAGAAGCGCCCCGGCCAGCGCGACTATGCGCCGATCCGCGCCTGGGCGGCCGAGAACGGCCACACGCTGTCCGAGCGCGGCCGCGTTCCCGCGCACGTGCTCGACGCTTACGACGCGGCGCACTGA
- a CDS encoding LuxR C-terminal-related transcriptional regulator, with translation MTALAPPDTDAQLVSRAVDDLARSTRFPVVFGGLERQGSVHVTAIAGARSHAIDDLVVQVGRGLGGAAMMEKRPRLALDYRTARTITHDYDRAILGEGIATLFAVPIVTEGRARGVLYCGAWTQAPVGDLVARPAFRAADAVGTELRIRDEVQRRLSLAPPPETVAGLSPSAKEDLRESFAELRSIAATVDDAALRERLAAIEQRLAAVARDGSVARGGNDARGDGDAQLSPRELDVLACCALGSTNAEIAAALNLKEGTVKSYLQAAMAKLDASTRHAAVARARRIGILP, from the coding sequence GTGACGGCACTGGCGCCACCCGACACCGACGCACAGCTCGTCTCGCGTGCGGTCGACGATCTCGCTCGCAGCACACGGTTCCCGGTCGTCTTCGGCGGCCTCGAGCGACAGGGGTCGGTGCACGTCACGGCGATCGCCGGCGCTCGGTCGCACGCCATCGACGACCTGGTGGTGCAGGTCGGGCGCGGCCTGGGCGGCGCGGCCATGATGGAGAAGCGCCCGCGGCTCGCCCTCGACTACCGCACCGCCCGGACCATCACGCACGACTACGACCGCGCGATCCTCGGCGAGGGCATCGCGACCCTCTTCGCCGTACCGATCGTCACCGAGGGCCGCGCCCGGGGCGTGCTGTACTGCGGCGCGTGGACGCAGGCTCCCGTCGGCGACCTGGTCGCCCGACCCGCCTTCCGCGCCGCGGATGCCGTCGGCACCGAGCTGCGCATCCGCGACGAGGTGCAGCGCCGGCTGAGTCTGGCGCCCCCGCCCGAGACCGTCGCGGGCCTGTCGCCTTCGGCGAAGGAGGACCTGCGCGAGAGCTTCGCGGAGCTGCGCAGCATCGCCGCGACCGTCGACGACGCCGCGCTGCGGGAACGTCTCGCCGCGATCGAGCAGCGGCTGGCGGCGGTCGCCCGTGATGGTTCCGTAGCCCGGGGCGGCAACGACGCGCGCGGTGACGGCGACGCGCAGCTCTCACCGCGGGAGCTCGATGTGCTGGCATGCTGCGCCCTCGGCTCCACGAACGCCGAGATCGCCGCCGCCCTCAATCTCAAGGAGGGCACGGTCAAGTCGTACCTCCAGGCGGCGATGGCCAAGCTCGACGCCTCCACGCGGCACGCCGCCGTCGCACGGGCACGGCGCATCGGCATCCTGCCCTGA